Proteins encoded together in one Bos indicus isolate NIAB-ARS_2022 breed Sahiwal x Tharparkar chromosome 3, NIAB-ARS_B.indTharparkar_mat_pri_1.0, whole genome shotgun sequence window:
- the MAB21L4 gene encoding protein mab-21-like 4 isoform X1, whose product MAVQVPLWHHYLQALRSRAASRAQEHQRAEDVVLTLLERAHALDPRFLVDYSRDLEAFQFALRSSEGPLDVEVPLWVDAEALVIEQMGAAEAGDGLGCCRLGLPKEAAGLERWKADDVFEASPEGSAGCCGHIVPSKVLRVLKDLLVAAVVYCKHHGLITPGSLSADSLREEQLGLSLRVSSGWRTLHFNMVPVVRKRLRVPALEGAQLVPGFPEGALRGIVRQEVALVPAGAELWRVSTDYLLTRLLGALGCLRGHRLDSLSILDGVNCESWRDGGRSPGLTFGHLKMVLLWAAALFPAPEDWAELQGAVYRPLVVLLCCLATRNLPHFLHPERNLLQDTGLDLGALYQRVERFASQPEAALRIHATHLGRSPPPRVGSGLRALLQLPAGEPAYWATAYFDVLLDKFQAFNIQDEQRVSAMQSVFLKTKTLGAEER is encoded by the exons ATGGCCGTGCAGGTGCCCCTGTGGCACCACTACCTGCAAGCCCTGCGCTCGCGGGCGGCGTCCCGGGCACAGGAGCACCAGCGCGCGGAGGACGTGGTGCTCACCCTGCTGGAGCGGGCGCACGCCCTGGACCCCCGCTTCCTCGTGGACTATTCCCGGGACCTGGAGGCCTTCCAGTTTGCCCTGCGCTCCTCAGAGGGCCCGCTGGACGTGGAGGTGCCCCTGTGGGTGGACGCCGAGGCCCTGGTGATTGAGCAGATGGGGGCCGCCGAAGCGGGGGACGGCCTGGGGTGCTGCCGCCTGGGCCTCCCCAAGGAAGCGGCTGGCCTGGAGCGCTGGAAGGCGGACGACGTCTTCGAGGCCTCCCCGGAGGGCAGCGCCGGGTGCTGCGGCCACATCGTGCCCAGCAAGGTCCTGAGGGTCCTCAAGGACCTGCTGGTGGCGGCCGTCGTGTACTGCAAGCACCACGGCCTCATCACGCCAG GCTCCCTGAGCGCGGACAGCCTGAGGGAGGAGCAGCTCGGCCTGTCCCTGCGGGTGTCCAGCGGCTGGAGGACGCTCCACTTCAACATGGTGCCCGTGGTGCGGAAGAGGCTCAGGGTGCCTGCCCTGGAGGGGGCCCAGCTGGTGCCAGGGTTCCCTGAGGGCGCCCTGCGAGGGATCGTCCGCCAGGAGGTGGCCCTGGTGCCGGCCGGCGCTGAGCTCTGGAG GGTCTCCACTGACTACCTGCTCACCAGGCTGCTGGGGGCGCTGGGCTGCCTCCGGGGCCACCGCCTAGACAGCCTGTCCATCCTCGACGGGGTCAACTGTGAGAGCTGGCGGGACGGTGGTCGGAGCCCAGGCCTGACCTTTGGCCACTTGAAG ATGGTGCTCCTGTGGGCCGCCGCGCTCTTCCCCGCTCCCGAGGACTGGGCAGAGCTTCAGGGCGCCGTGTACCGCCCCCTGGTGGTGCTGCTCTGCTGCCTGGCCACCAGGAACCTGCCGCACTTCCTGCACCCCGAGCGGAACCTGCTGCAGGACACGGGCCTGGACCTGGGCGCCCTCTACCAGCGTGTCGAGCGCTTCGCCAGCCAGCCCGAGGCCGCCCTGCGCATCCACGCCACCCACCTGGGCCGCAGCCCCCCGCCGCGCGTGGGCAGCGGGCTCCGGGCACTCCTGCAGCTGCCCGCCGGCGAGCCTGCCTACTGGGCCACTGCCTACTTCGATGTCCTGCTGGACAAG TTTCAGGCCTTCAACATCCAGGACGAGCAGCGGGTCTCAGCCATGCAGAGCGTCTTCCTGAAGACCAAGACCCTGGGTGCCGAGGAGCGCTGA
- the AGXT gene encoding alanine--glyoxylate aminotransferase isoform X2, which yields MLWALTTARAVLGHRTAGWVRTMASHSLLVAPPAALSKPLFIPSRLLLGPGPSNLTPRVMAAGGLQVLGHMHQEVYQIMDEIKQGIQYVFQTRNPLSLAISGSGHCALEAALFNLLEPGDSFLVGVSGIWGQRAQDIAERIGARVYPMVKAPGGHFTLQEVEEALARHKPALLFLAHGESSTGVLQPLDGYGELCHRHQCLLLVDSVASLGGAPVYMDQQGIDVLYSGSQKVLNAPPGTSLISFSNKAKTDWLDLPAVLGTLRVFSSTTFGKHQSLCEGPCIQEEQQQQRIDISEGALADWACGAGLQWADCLELGVWPPSPGPVRQTAVWRQRG from the exons ATGCTCTGGGCACTGACCACGGCCAGGGCGGTCCTGGGACACAGGACGGCAGGCTGGGTGAGGACGATGGCCTCCCACTCGCTGCTGGTGGCCCCCCCGGCGGCCCTGAGCAAGCCGCTGTTCATCCCCAGCCGGCTTCTGCTGGGGCCCGGCCCCTCCAACCTGACCCCCCGCGTCATGGCGGCCGGGGGGCTGCAGGTGCTGGGACACATGCACCAGGAGGTGTACCAG ATCATGGATGAGATCAAGCAAGGCATCCAGTACGTGTTCCAGACCAGGAACCCCCTGAGCCTGGCCATCAGCGGCTCAGGGCACTGTGCCCTGGAGGCTGCCCTGTTCAACCTGCTGGAGCCAGGCGACTCCTTCCTGGTCGGGGTCAGCGGTATCTGGGGGCAGCGGGCCCAGGACATCGCGGAGCGCATCG GAGCCCGCGTGTACCCGATGGTCAAGGCGCCTGGAGGCCACTTCACTctgcaggaggtggaggag GCCCTGGCCCGGCACAAGCCAGCGCTCCTGTTCCTGGCCCACGGAGAGTCGTCCACCGGCGTGCTGCAGCCCCTCGATGGCTATGGGGAGCTCTGTCACAG GCACCAGTGCCTGCTCCTGGTGGACTCGGTGGCATCCCTGGGCGGGGCCCCCGTCTACATGGACCAGCAGG GCATCGACGTCCTGTACTCGGGCTCCCAGAAGGTTCTGAATGCGCCCCCGGGCACCTCGCTCATCTCCTTCAGCAACAAGGCCAA gactgactggctggatctccctgcagtcctagggactctcagagtcttctccagcaccacatttggaaagcatcaatccttGTGTGAAGGCCCTTGCATTCAGgaggaacagcagcagcaaaggatagACATCAGTGAAGGAGCTCTTGCAGACTGGGCCTGCGGGGCGGGTCTGCAATGGGCAGACTGCCTGGAGCTTGGCGTGTGGCCGCCGAGTCCTGGGCCTGTACGTCAAACAGCAGTCTGGAGACAGCGTGGCTAG
- the MAB21L4 gene encoding protein mab-21-like 4 isoform X2 gives MAVQVPLWHHYLQALRSRAASRAQEHQRAEDVVLTLLERAHALDPRFLVDYSRDLEAFQFALRSSEGPLDVEVPLWVDAEALVIEQMGAAEAGDGLGCCRLGLPKEAAGLERWKADDVFEASPEGSAGCCGHIVPSKVLRVLKDLLVAAVVYCKHHGLITPGSLSADSLREEQLGLSLRVSSGWRTLHFNMVPVVRKRLRVPALEGAQLVPGFPEGALRGIVRQEVALVPAGAELWRLLGALGCLRGHRLDSLSILDGVNCESWRDGGRSPGLTFGHLKMVLLWAAALFPAPEDWAELQGAVYRPLVVLLCCLATRNLPHFLHPERNLLQDTGLDLGALYQRVERFASQPEAALRIHATHLGRSPPPRVGSGLRALLQLPAGEPAYWATAYFDVLLDKFQAFNIQDEQRVSAMQSVFLKTKTLGAEER, from the exons ATGGCCGTGCAGGTGCCCCTGTGGCACCACTACCTGCAAGCCCTGCGCTCGCGGGCGGCGTCCCGGGCACAGGAGCACCAGCGCGCGGAGGACGTGGTGCTCACCCTGCTGGAGCGGGCGCACGCCCTGGACCCCCGCTTCCTCGTGGACTATTCCCGGGACCTGGAGGCCTTCCAGTTTGCCCTGCGCTCCTCAGAGGGCCCGCTGGACGTGGAGGTGCCCCTGTGGGTGGACGCCGAGGCCCTGGTGATTGAGCAGATGGGGGCCGCCGAAGCGGGGGACGGCCTGGGGTGCTGCCGCCTGGGCCTCCCCAAGGAAGCGGCTGGCCTGGAGCGCTGGAAGGCGGACGACGTCTTCGAGGCCTCCCCGGAGGGCAGCGCCGGGTGCTGCGGCCACATCGTGCCCAGCAAGGTCCTGAGGGTCCTCAAGGACCTGCTGGTGGCGGCCGTCGTGTACTGCAAGCACCACGGCCTCATCACGCCAG GCTCCCTGAGCGCGGACAGCCTGAGGGAGGAGCAGCTCGGCCTGTCCCTGCGGGTGTCCAGCGGCTGGAGGACGCTCCACTTCAACATGGTGCCCGTGGTGCGGAAGAGGCTCAGGGTGCCTGCCCTGGAGGGGGCCCAGCTGGTGCCAGGGTTCCCTGAGGGCGCCCTGCGAGGGATCGTCCGCCAGGAGGTGGCCCTGGTGCCGGCCGGCGCTGAGCTCTGGAG GCTGCTGGGGGCGCTGGGCTGCCTCCGGGGCCACCGCCTAGACAGCCTGTCCATCCTCGACGGGGTCAACTGTGAGAGCTGGCGGGACGGTGGTCGGAGCCCAGGCCTGACCTTTGGCCACTTGAAG ATGGTGCTCCTGTGGGCCGCCGCGCTCTTCCCCGCTCCCGAGGACTGGGCAGAGCTTCAGGGCGCCGTGTACCGCCCCCTGGTGGTGCTGCTCTGCTGCCTGGCCACCAGGAACCTGCCGCACTTCCTGCACCCCGAGCGGAACCTGCTGCAGGACACGGGCCTGGACCTGGGCGCCCTCTACCAGCGTGTCGAGCGCTTCGCCAGCCAGCCCGAGGCCGCCCTGCGCATCCACGCCACCCACCTGGGCCGCAGCCCCCCGCCGCGCGTGGGCAGCGGGCTCCGGGCACTCCTGCAGCTGCCCGCCGGCGAGCCTGCCTACTGGGCCACTGCCTACTTCGATGTCCTGCTGGACAAG TTTCAGGCCTTCAACATCCAGGACGAGCAGCGGGTCTCAGCCATGCAGAGCGTCTTCCTGAAGACCAAGACCCTGGGTGCCGAGGAGCGCTGA
- the MAB21L4 gene encoding protein mab-21-like 4 isoform X3, with amino-acid sequence MATRSSALDWKSRGRRSLAGHSPRSHKESDASSLSADSLREEQLGLSLRVSSGWRTLHFNMVPVVRKRLRVPALEGAQLVPGFPEGALRGIVRQEVALVPAGAELWRVSTDYLLTRLLGALGCLRGHRLDSLSILDGVNCESWRDGGRSPGLTFGHLKMVLLWAAALFPAPEDWAELQGAVYRPLVVLLCCLATRNLPHFLHPERNLLQDTGLDLGALYQRVERFASQPEAALRIHATHLGRSPPPRVGSGLRALLQLPAGEPAYWATAYFDVLLDKFQAFNIQDEQRVSAMQSVFLKTKTLGAEER; translated from the exons atggccacccgctccagCGCTCTTGACTGGAAATCCCGCgggcggagaagcctggcgggccacagtccacgcagtcacaaagagtcggatgcga GCTCCCTGAGCGCGGACAGCCTGAGGGAGGAGCAGCTCGGCCTGTCCCTGCGGGTGTCCAGCGGCTGGAGGACGCTCCACTTCAACATGGTGCCCGTGGTGCGGAAGAGGCTCAGGGTGCCTGCCCTGGAGGGGGCCCAGCTGGTGCCAGGGTTCCCTGAGGGCGCCCTGCGAGGGATCGTCCGCCAGGAGGTGGCCCTGGTGCCGGCCGGCGCTGAGCTCTGGAG GGTCTCCACTGACTACCTGCTCACCAGGCTGCTGGGGGCGCTGGGCTGCCTCCGGGGCCACCGCCTAGACAGCCTGTCCATCCTCGACGGGGTCAACTGTGAGAGCTGGCGGGACGGTGGTCGGAGCCCAGGCCTGACCTTTGGCCACTTGAAG ATGGTGCTCCTGTGGGCCGCCGCGCTCTTCCCCGCTCCCGAGGACTGGGCAGAGCTTCAGGGCGCCGTGTACCGCCCCCTGGTGGTGCTGCTCTGCTGCCTGGCCACCAGGAACCTGCCGCACTTCCTGCACCCCGAGCGGAACCTGCTGCAGGACACGGGCCTGGACCTGGGCGCCCTCTACCAGCGTGTCGAGCGCTTCGCCAGCCAGCCCGAGGCCGCCCTGCGCATCCACGCCACCCACCTGGGCCGCAGCCCCCCGCCGCGCGTGGGCAGCGGGCTCCGGGCACTCCTGCAGCTGCCCGCCGGCGAGCCTGCCTACTGGGCCACTGCCTACTTCGATGTCCTGCTGGACAAG TTTCAGGCCTTCAACATCCAGGACGAGCAGCGGGTCTCAGCCATGCAGAGCGTCTTCCTGAAGACCAAGACCCTGGGTGCCGAGGAGCGCTGA
- the AGXT gene encoding alanine--glyoxylate aminotransferase isoform X1, whose protein sequence is MLWALTTARAVLGHRTAGWVRTMASHSLLVAPPAALSKPLFIPSRLLLGPGPSNLTPRVMAAGGLQVLGHMHQEVYQIMDEIKQGIQYVFQTRNPLSLAISGSGHCALEAALFNLLEPGDSFLVGVSGIWGQRAQDIAERIGARVYPMVKAPGGHFTLQEVEEALARHKPALLFLAHGESSTGVLQPLDGYGELCHRHQCLLLVDSVASLGGAPVYMDQQGIDVLYSGSQKVLNAPPGTSLISFSNKAKNKIYARKTKPVSFYLDIQWLANFWGCDDKPRTYHHTTPVTSLYSLRESLAHLAEQGLENSWRQHREASEYLHACLQGLGLQLFVKDPALRLPTITSVVVPTGYDWRDIVKYIMDHHDIEIAGGLGPSAGKVLRIGLLGGNATRESVDRVTRALREALQRCPRSKL, encoded by the exons ATGCTCTGGGCACTGACCACGGCCAGGGCGGTCCTGGGACACAGGACGGCAGGCTGGGTGAGGACGATGGCCTCCCACTCGCTGCTGGTGGCCCCCCCGGCGGCCCTGAGCAAGCCGCTGTTCATCCCCAGCCGGCTTCTGCTGGGGCCCGGCCCCTCCAACCTGACCCCCCGCGTCATGGCGGCCGGGGGGCTGCAGGTGCTGGGACACATGCACCAGGAGGTGTACCAG ATCATGGATGAGATCAAGCAAGGCATCCAGTACGTGTTCCAGACCAGGAACCCCCTGAGCCTGGCCATCAGCGGCTCAGGGCACTGTGCCCTGGAGGCTGCCCTGTTCAACCTGCTGGAGCCAGGCGACTCCTTCCTGGTCGGGGTCAGCGGTATCTGGGGGCAGCGGGCCCAGGACATCGCGGAGCGCATCG GAGCCCGCGTGTACCCGATGGTCAAGGCGCCTGGAGGCCACTTCACTctgcaggaggtggaggag GCCCTGGCCCGGCACAAGCCAGCGCTCCTGTTCCTGGCCCACGGAGAGTCGTCCACCGGCGTGCTGCAGCCCCTCGATGGCTATGGGGAGCTCTGTCACAG GCACCAGTGCCTGCTCCTGGTGGACTCGGTGGCATCCCTGGGCGGGGCCCCCGTCTACATGGACCAGCAGG GCATCGACGTCCTGTACTCGGGCTCCCAGAAGGTTCTGAATGCGCCCCCGGGCACCTCGCTCATCTCCTTCAGCAACAAGGCCAA AAATAAGATCTATGCTCGTAAGACCAAGCCCGTCTCTTTCTACCTGGACATCCAGTGGCTGGCCAACTTCTGGGGCTGTGATGACAAGCCCAGGAC GTACCACCACACCACCCCTGTCACCAGCCTGTACAGCCTGAGGGAGAGCCTGGCCCACCTGGCGGAGCAG GGCCTGGAGAACAGCTGGCGGCAGCACCGCGAGGCCTCCGAGTACCTGCACGCGTGCCTGCAGGGGCTGGGCCTGCAGCTGTTCGTGAAGGACCCG GCGCTCCGGCTGCCCACCATCACCAGCGTGGTGGTCCCCACGGGCTATGACTGGAGGGACATCGTCAAGTACATCATGGACCACCATGACATAGAGATTGCGGGCGGCCTTGGGCCCTCGGCGGGGAAG GTGCTGCGGATCGGCCTGCTGGGCGGCAACGCCACGCGGGAGAGCGTGGACCGAGTGACCCGGGCCCTGCGGGAGGCCCTGCAGCGCTGCCCCCGCAGCAAGCTGTGA